A window of the Blattabacterium cuenoti genome harbors these coding sequences:
- a CDS encoding cation diffusion facilitator family transporter, which produces MDDSKKIKLNFFFQKIICFFAIILFFIKLITWHITSSLSIFSDAMESLINIISGFIGLCSLYISSLPKDQNHPYGHGKIEFISTAIEGVLISIVGITIFINTFIRIKYNMHGILLSRLDYGVLLMSFTGIINYFLGFLACKIGHKNGALTLIASGKHLQIDTYSTFGIVVGLILLNITKCTWIDPIISIIFSSAILYTGFKLLRNATAGIMDESDKKLLKKLSFYLNEKRDVHWIDLHHLKIIKYGSALHIDCHLTVPWFFNIKEANQEVKKLTQLTKNEFGSKVELSVHVEACSNNHCIFCFNHYCQVRKKIFKKKILWTLDKTSYYNNNKTKP; this is translated from the coding sequence ATGGATGATTCAAAAAAAATTAAATTAAATTTTTTTTTTCAGAAAATAATTTGTTTTTTCGCGATTATTTTATTTTTCATAAAATTAATTACTTGGCATATTACTTCTTCACTTTCTATATTTAGTGATGCCATGGAAAGTTTAATTAATATTATTAGTGGTTTTATTGGATTATGTAGTCTTTATATATCATCTTTACCTAAAGATCAAAATCATCCATACGGACATGGAAAAATAGAATTTATATCAACGGCTATAGAAGGTGTTTTAATTTCTATAGTAGGAATTACTATTTTTATAAATACTTTTATACGTATTAAATATAACATGCATGGAATTCTTTTATCGAGATTAGATTATGGTGTACTTTTGATGTCATTCACTGGAATTATTAATTATTTTTTAGGATTTTTAGCTTGTAAAATAGGACATAAAAATGGAGCTTTAACGTTAATAGCTAGTGGGAAACATCTTCAAATAGATACCTATTCTACTTTTGGCATAGTTGTAGGCTTAATTTTGTTGAATATCACCAAATGTACATGGATAGATCCTATTATTTCTATTATTTTTTCATCCGCAATTTTGTATACAGGATTTAAATTATTGAGGAATGCTACAGCTGGAATTATGGATGAATCTGATAAAAAACTTTTAAAAAAGTTATCTTTTTATCTTAACGAAAAAAGAGATGTACATTGGATAGATCTTCATCATTTAAAAATCATTAAATATGGTAGTGCATTACATATAGATTGTCATCTAACTGTTCCATGGTTTTTTAATATAAAAGAAGCAAATCAAGAAGTAAAAAAGTTAACTCAACTAACTAAAAATGAATTTGGATCTAAAGTAGAACTATCGGTTCACGTAGAAGCTTGTTCTAATAATCACTGTATATTTTGTTTTAATCATTATTGTCAAGTAAGAAAAAAAATTTTTAAAAAAAAAATTCTTTGGACTTTAGATAAAACATCTTATTATAACAACAACAAAACTAAACCTTAA
- the murA gene encoding UDP-N-acetylglucosamine 1-carboxyvinyltransferase, with translation MGTFKIKGGLSLKGEIQPQGAKNESLQVLCAVLLTSEKLRIKNIPEIGDVKCLMQILKDLGVFVKKNGIGDYTFQAKNINIEYLNTKKFHEYGRSIRGSIMIAGPLLARFGKVCIPIPGGDRIGRRRLDAHLTGLKLLGSNIHYHNESKYFDLRIKNNLIGEYILMEEASITGTANIIMAATLAKGKTTIYNAACEPYIQQLCKLLNKMGAKIKGIGSNLINITGVKELGGCPQHTILPDIVEIGSWIGLAAITCSEIRIKNVSWKNLGIVPKTFQKMGIKLEKEKDNIYIPSQKSYQIKKSFNNAILTISDAPWPGLTPDLLSILTVVATQAKGSVLIHQKMFESRLFFVDKLIEMGAQIILCDPHRATVIGLNHQSTLRGAILNSPDIRAGISLLIAALSAKGTSIIKNIEQIDRGYENIDERLRFLGANILRMK, from the coding sequence ATGGGAACTTTCAAAATAAAAGGAGGATTATCTTTAAAAGGAGAGATTCAACCACAAGGAGCTAAAAATGAATCTTTGCAGGTATTATGTGCCGTATTACTAACTTCAGAAAAATTGAGAATTAAAAATATTCCAGAAATAGGAGATGTTAAATGTTTAATGCAAATTCTTAAAGATTTAGGAGTTTTCGTAAAAAAAAATGGAATTGGAGATTATACTTTTCAAGCAAAAAATATAAACATTGAATATTTGAATACGAAGAAATTCCATGAATATGGAAGATCCATAAGGGGATCAATTATGATTGCAGGCCCTTTACTTGCTAGATTTGGAAAAGTTTGTATTCCAATTCCTGGAGGAGATAGGATAGGTAGACGACGTTTAGATGCTCACTTGACAGGATTAAAATTATTAGGAAGTAATATACATTATCATAATGAATCTAAATATTTTGATTTACGAATAAAAAATAATTTAATTGGAGAGTATATTTTAATGGAAGAAGCTTCTATTACGGGAACAGCCAATATCATTATGGCTGCTACTTTAGCTAAAGGAAAAACTACTATTTACAATGCTGCTTGTGAACCTTATATTCAACAATTATGCAAATTGTTAAATAAAATGGGAGCAAAAATTAAAGGAATAGGATCTAACTTAATTAATATAACTGGAGTTAAAGAATTAGGTGGATGTCCCCAACATACCATATTACCTGATATAGTAGAAATAGGTAGTTGGATAGGGTTAGCTGCCATTACTTGTTCTGAAATTAGAATTAAAAATGTTAGTTGGAAAAATTTAGGTATTGTTCCTAAAACATTTCAAAAAATGGGAATAAAATTAGAAAAGGAAAAAGATAACATTTATATTCCATCACAAAAATCTTATCAAATCAAAAAATCATTTAACAATGCAATATTAACAATATCTGATGCTCCATGGCCTGGATTAACTCCAGATTTATTAAGTATTTTAACTGTAGTAGCAACTCAAGCTAAAGGAAGTGTTTTAATTCATCAGAAAATGTTTGAAAGCAGATTATTTTTTGTAGATAAGCTCATTGAAATGGGAGCTCAAATTATATTATGTGACCCTCATAGAGCTACTGTTATAGGACTTAATCATCAATCGACCCTTAGAGGAGCAATATTAAATTCTCCAGATATAAGAGCTGGAATTTCTCTGCTTATAGCAGCTCTTTCTGCTAAAGGAACCAGTATTATTAAAAATATAGAACAAATAGATAGAGGATATGAAAATATAGATGAAAGATTACGTTTTTTAGGGGCAAATATTCTAAGAATGAAATAA
- a CDS encoding type III pantothenate kinase → MLLTINIGNSSLRFGLFDNNSNLECNCSWIINSNPHRSIDEYILLFKNIYQQYGILSKFIQNIVIGSVVPPLTNIVEQSLYEIHKIKPILVDRNSASPIKHYSHELGTDLYANAIAAYTLYNNNHNTTLVVDFGTALSLTCTDKYGNLQGIIIAPGVNTSLTALIGNTAQLPQIELKKPTSILGQYTETCIQSGIIYGYLSMVEGLIHRVNKEFKTNCFVIATGGLSHIYTPLTKKIHIKDKLHTIKGLKILFHCNH, encoded by the coding sequence ATGTTATTAACAATAAACATTGGAAATTCCAGTCTTCGTTTTGGACTATTTGATAATAATTCTAATTTAGAATGTAATTGTTCGTGGATTATTAATAGTAATCCACATAGATCGATAGATGAATATATTTTATTATTTAAAAATATATATCAACAATATGGTATTCTTTCTAAATTTATACAAAATATTGTCATTGGATCAGTAGTTCCTCCTCTTACAAATATCGTGGAACAATCTTTATATGAAATACATAAAATAAAACCTATTCTAGTTGATAGAAATTCAGCTTCTCCTATAAAACATTATTCTCATGAATTAGGTACAGATTTGTATGCAAATGCCATAGCTGCATATACATTATACAACAACAATCATAATACCACTTTAGTTGTGGATTTTGGTACTGCATTAAGTTTAACCTGTACAGATAAATATGGAAATCTTCAAGGGATTATTATTGCACCAGGAGTCAATACTTCTTTAACCGCATTGATTGGAAATACAGCTCAATTACCACAAATCGAATTAAAAAAGCCTACTAGTATATTAGGTCAGTACACAGAAACATGTATTCAAAGTGGAATTATATATGGATATTTAAGTATGGTTGAAGGATTGATTCATAGAGTAAATAAAGAATTCAAGACGAATTGTTTTGTTATTGCTACCGGAGGTCTTTCTCACATATACACCCCTTTAACAAAAAAAATTCATATAAAAGACAAACTACATACAATAAAAGGATTAAAAATCCTATTTCATTGTAATCATTAA
- the recG gene encoding ATP-dependent DNA helicase RecG — protein MSCNILKKSIKYLKGLSLKKTYLFNTELNLYTYEDLLSFYPKGYIHLSTLKNISELSNNNHDFVQILGKITKLEEINYKSKKGKMLIGHLEDDTGSIELVWFQKNNFIKNIKKNITVIVSGKIKYFQKKIQIIHPNIKEFSSSVENSSIYPIYPIPKILKEKGINNFFMINLLQNIIKELKNNINEFFFQDFINKKLMSRKKALIQIHFPESLDSLLQAQYSLKFEELFILKLFFLYKKKIAYSFPFTKLGKNFYNFYKYFLPFTLTGEQKKVFKEIWNDLKKPIQMNRLLQGEVGCGKTIIAMLSMLVALDNGFQSCLMAPTEVLAIQHYYSIKKMFSKIGIKIALLTSSISNSIRKSLYYEILTGKVSIVIGTHSLIQEKVQFRNLGLAIIDEEQRFGVEQRDKIWKKDDNIPHILIMTATPIPRTLAKIIYHDLNISIIKELPLGRKPIKTIHFWNKNRDQAFKIVKNQIYIGRQVYIIYPTINTSLKYKNLMKGYQEIKEKFKNLENKIGILHGEMNFQEKSIQINRFLRGETRILIATTVIEVGVNVPNASVILIENADFFGLSQLHQLRGRVGRGIHQSYCILITDQKISVEGVFRIKKMCETNKGLEIAKEDLKLRGGGDLIGTKQSGKNYFRIVNLIKDHKLIKEVFPIAQIFFQKNPNFFKNTKNIFYEYYKNKWEIYKYK, from the coding sequence ATGTCCTGCAATATTCTAAAAAAATCTATAAAATATTTAAAAGGATTAAGTTTAAAAAAAACTTACTTATTTAATACTGAATTAAACCTCTATACATACGAAGATTTACTTTCTTTTTATCCTAAAGGATATATTCATTTATCTACATTAAAAAACATATCAGAATTGTCAAATAATAATCATGATTTTGTACAAATACTAGGTAAAATCACTAAACTTGAAGAAATAAACTATAAAAGTAAAAAAGGAAAAATGTTAATAGGGCACCTGGAAGATGATACAGGTTCTATTGAGTTAGTTTGGTTTCAAAAAAATAATTTTATAAAAAATATAAAAAAAAATATTACAGTAATAGTTTCTGGAAAAATTAAATATTTTCAAAAAAAAATTCAAATCATTCATCCAAATATTAAAGAATTCTCTTCTTCAGTAGAGAATTCTTCTATATATCCTATATATCCTATTCCTAAAATTTTAAAAGAAAAAGGAATAAATAATTTTTTTATGATCAATTTATTACAAAATATCATAAAAGAATTAAAAAATAACATAAATGAGTTTTTTTTTCAAGATTTTATTAATAAAAAACTAATGTCGAGAAAAAAAGCCCTAATTCAAATTCATTTTCCAGAATCTTTAGATTCTTTATTACAAGCGCAATATTCTTTAAAATTTGAAGAGTTATTTATATTAAAATTATTTTTTTTATATAAAAAAAAAATAGCATACAGTTTTCCTTTTACGAAATTAGGTAAGAATTTTTATAATTTTTACAAATATTTTCTTCCCTTTACACTAACAGGAGAACAAAAAAAAGTATTCAAAGAAATATGGAATGATTTGAAAAAACCCATTCAAATGAATCGGTTATTACAAGGAGAAGTAGGATGTGGAAAAACTATCATAGCTATGTTATCAATGCTTGTGGCTTTAGATAACGGATTTCAATCTTGTTTGATGGCTCCTACTGAAGTTTTAGCTATACAGCATTATTATTCTATAAAGAAAATGTTTTCAAAAATTGGAATTAAAATAGCCTTATTGACAAGTTCTATTTCTAATTCTATACGAAAATCTCTCTATTATGAAATATTAACAGGAAAAGTCTCTATTGTAATCGGAACACATTCTTTAATTCAAGAAAAAGTTCAATTTAGAAATCTTGGATTAGCAATAATAGATGAAGAACAACGTTTTGGAGTAGAACAAAGAGATAAAATTTGGAAAAAAGATGATAATATTCCTCATATTTTAATTATGACAGCTACACCTATTCCTAGAACTTTAGCAAAAATTATTTACCATGATTTAAATATTTCTATTATAAAAGAATTGCCTTTAGGAAGAAAACCTATTAAAACTATTCATTTTTGGAATAAAAATAGAGATCAAGCTTTTAAAATTGTGAAAAATCAGATTTATATAGGTAGACAAGTTTATATTATATATCCCACCATAAATACTTCTTTAAAGTATAAAAATTTAATGAAAGGATATCAGGAAATTAAAGAGAAATTTAAAAATTTGGAAAATAAAATTGGAATTTTACATGGTGAAATGAATTTTCAAGAAAAAAGTATACAAATTAACCGATTTTTACGTGGGGAAACTAGAATTCTAATAGCAACTACAGTTATAGAAGTAGGAGTAAACGTTCCCAATGCATCAGTTATTTTAATAGAAAATGCAGATTTTTTCGGATTATCTCAATTGCATCAATTAAGGGGAAGAGTAGGAAGAGGTATTCATCAAAGTTATTGCATTCTAATTACCGATCAGAAAATTAGTGTAGAAGGTGTTTTTAGAATCAAAAAAATGTGTGAAACAAATAAAGGATTAGAAATAGCTAAAGAAGATCTAAAATTACGTGGTGGTGGAGATTTAATAGGAACTAAACAAAGTGGAAAAAATTATTTTCGTATTGTAAATCTTATCAAAGATCATAAGTTAATAAAAGAAGTATTTCCGATTGCTCAAATTTTTTTTCAAAAAAATCCTAATTTTTTTAAAAATACAAAAAATATTTTTTATGAATACTATAAAAATAAATGGGAAATTTATAAATATAAATGA
- a CDS encoding HIT family protein, giving the protein MNNIFQKIINNEIIAYKVAENSDHLAFLDIYPIKIGHTLVIPKKSNRDKIFSLSEKEFISIMSFTRKVAIGIEKIIPCNRVGIFVMGFEIPHVHIHLIPMDKESDGNFSRKRMVLSSKNFQILSKKMKKSIQKNIKNNFH; this is encoded by the coding sequence GTGAATAATATATTTCAAAAAATAATTAATAATGAAATTATAGCTTATAAAGTAGCGGAAAATTCTGATCATTTAGCTTTTTTAGACATTTATCCTATAAAAATAGGACATACTTTGGTTATCCCAAAAAAAAGTAATAGAGATAAAATTTTTTCTCTATCGGAAAAAGAATTTATCTCTATTATGTCTTTTACAAGAAAAGTAGCTATAGGTATAGAAAAAATCATTCCTTGTAATCGTGTAGGTATATTTGTTATGGGATTCGAAATTCCTCATGTTCATATTCATTTAATCCCTATGGATAAAGAAAGTGATGGAAATTTTTCCAGAAAAAGAATGGTTTTATCTTCAAAAAATTTTCAGATTTTGTCCAAAAAAATGAAAAAATCTATTCAAAAAAATATCAAAAATAATTTTCATTGA
- the rpsU gene encoding 30S ribosomal protein S21: MILITTVREGESIDKALKKCKKKFDKTRILKEFREKQQYIKPSEGRRNEILRAKYRERMKLKKEE, from the coding sequence ATGATTTTAATTACCACTGTTAGAGAAGGAGAATCAATTGACAAAGCTTTGAAAAAATGTAAAAAAAAATTTGATAAAACTCGTATTTTAAAAGAGTTTAGAGAAAAACAACAATATATAAAACCTTCTGAAGGAAGAAGAAATGAAATATTAAGAGCAAAATATAGAGAACGTATGAAATTGAAAAAAGAAGAATAG
- the greA gene encoding transcription elongation factor GreA yields MEKFEYITKKGLEKLQKEIERLENIERPKISMQIAEARDKGDLSENAEYDAIKEAQGFLEMNIAKLKKKLSNARIIDGSQINRTRVSILSTVRVKNLTYGGEQIYTLVPEGEADLKYGKISINTPISTGLLGKQVGQIAHIKLPNKMILDYEILEIAFSE; encoded by the coding sequence ATGGAAAAATTTGAATATATAACTAAAAAAGGATTAGAAAAATTACAAAAAGAAATAGAAAGACTAGAAAATATAGAACGTCCGAAAATATCCATGCAAATAGCAGAAGCTAGAGATAAAGGGGACTTATCAGAAAATGCAGAGTATGATGCAATAAAAGAGGCTCAAGGTTTTTTAGAAATGAATATAGCTAAACTAAAAAAAAAACTATCCAACGCACGTATCATAGATGGATCACAAATAAATAGAACTAGAGTTTCTATTCTTTCCACAGTAAGAGTTAAAAATTTAACTTATGGAGGAGAACAAATATATACCTTAGTTCCAGAGGGAGAAGCCGATTTAAAATATGGAAAAATATCCATAAATACTCCTATATCAACAGGATTACTTGGAAAACAAGTAGGACAAATAGCGCATATTAAACTGCCTAATAAAATGATACTTGATTATGAAATTTTAGAAATAGCATTTAGTGAATAA
- a CDS encoding ATP-dependent helicase: MNSLNSYQRKIIETINGPILVLAGAGSGKTRVITHRIVHMIQNIGISSSDILALTFTKKAAKEMKNRISNMMMNHTDFYQITLGTFHSIFSSILRKESHWLGLKSNYTIYDHKDSENVIKQILKEINIDISLNYKEIRRRISEYKNNLYLYNKNKKSEFFTKIYQHYTERCFQANALDFDDILLYTNHLFFYFPNVLKTYQKKFKYILIDEYQDTNLSQYTIIKNLVSLHKNLFVVGDDAQSIYAFRGANMSNILNFHLDYNDAKIFRLEQNYRSTNHIVQASNSIISFNKNQIFKKIWTNNEKGEKIKIYRADSEKEEAQYIASSILSIKNKTNLRYENFAILYRTNIQSHIIECSLKKKNIPYHIYGSISFEKRKKIRDFLAYLRVIVNPNDEESLLRIIKKKNQRIVKNILSLSKKKATTVYNIIKNIENYQYLLKISNKTKNNFISLIFTIEKLRIDQNNAYIIAKNVINILLKENSYNYNKNEDLQYILDNIFQYVQEQRKLKNNGDTSLLGFLQCFYLEIDEDINHKKNEKDKVSLMTVHLSKGLEFSIVFIVGLEENLFPSKSSFENRLKIEEERRLFYVALTRAKKKAVLTYAKYRFIWGKKKKNIPSRFIHELNQNFIDIENHKHISEKEKINYLNHFNDEHEYKNSKYLEIQKGVKVFHKNFGVGTIVELQNKNQIALIKFQKSGEKRILLKLDKLVIYS; this comes from the coding sequence ATGAATTCACTTAATAGTTATCAACGTAAAATCATAGAAACTATTAATGGTCCTATACTAGTTCTTGCTGGAGCGGGATCAGGAAAAACTCGTGTTATTACACACCGTATTGTTCATATGATTCAAAATATAGGAATATCTTCTTCTGATATATTAGCTTTGACTTTTACTAAAAAAGCTGCTAAAGAAATGAAAAATCGTATTTCGAACATGATGATGAATCATACAGATTTTTATCAAATAACTTTGGGGACTTTTCATTCTATATTTTCCAGTATTCTAAGAAAAGAATCTCATTGGTTAGGATTAAAATCAAATTATACTATTTATGATCATAAAGATTCAGAAAATGTGATTAAACAAATATTAAAAGAAATAAACATAGATATATCCTTAAATTATAAAGAGATAAGAAGAAGAATTTCTGAATATAAAAATAATTTATACTTATATAATAAAAATAAAAAATCAGAATTTTTTACTAAAATCTATCAACATTATACAGAACGTTGTTTTCAAGCAAATGCATTAGATTTTGATGATATATTACTTTATACCAATCATTTATTTTTTTATTTTCCAAACGTTCTTAAAACGTATCAAAAAAAGTTTAAATATATATTAATTGATGAATATCAAGATACTAATTTATCTCAATACACTATCATAAAAAATTTAGTTTCTCTACACAAAAATCTTTTTGTAGTAGGAGATGACGCTCAAAGTATTTATGCTTTTCGTGGGGCTAATATGTCAAATATATTGAATTTTCATCTTGATTATAATGATGCTAAAATTTTTCGACTAGAACAAAATTATCGTTCTACTAACCATATAGTGCAAGCCTCTAACAGCATTATTTCTTTTAATAAAAATCAAATTTTTAAAAAAATATGGACAAATAATGAAAAAGGAGAAAAAATAAAAATATATCGTGCTGATTCTGAGAAAGAAGAAGCGCAATATATTGCTTCCTCTATCCTTTCAATAAAAAATAAAACAAACTTACGATACGAAAATTTCGCTATTCTTTACAGAACAAATATACAATCACATATTATAGAATGTTCACTAAAAAAAAAAAATATTCCATATCATATATATGGATCTATTTCGTTTGAAAAACGAAAAAAAATTAGAGATTTTCTAGCTTATCTTAGAGTTATTGTGAATCCAAATGATGAAGAATCTTTATTGCGCATTATAAAAAAAAAAAACCAAAGAATCGTAAAGAACATATTAAGTTTATCTAAAAAAAAAGCAACTACAGTCTATAATATAATAAAAAATATTGAAAATTATCAATATTTATTAAAAATAAGTAATAAAACAAAGAATAACTTTATAAGTTTAATTTTTACAATAGAAAAATTACGTATAGATCAAAATAATGCATATATAATAGCAAAAAATGTAATCAATATTTTGTTAAAAGAAAACTCTTATAATTATAATAAGAATGAAGATTTACAATACATACTTGATAATATATTTCAATATGTTCAAGAACAAAGAAAATTAAAAAATAATGGAGATACGAGTTTGCTTGGTTTTTTACAATGTTTTTATTTGGAAATAGATGAAGATATCAATCATAAAAAAAATGAAAAAGATAAAGTTTCATTAATGACAGTTCATTTATCCAAAGGGTTAGAATTTTCCATTGTTTTTATCGTAGGATTAGAAGAGAATTTGTTTCCATCAAAATCCAGTTTTGAGAATCGGCTCAAAATAGAGGAAGAACGTCGTTTATTTTATGTTGCCTTGACACGAGCTAAAAAAAAAGCAGTTCTCACTTATGCAAAATATAGATTCATATGGGGGAAAAAAAAAAAAAATATTCCTAGTCGTTTTATTCACGAACTTAATCAAAATTTTATTGATATAGAAAATCATAAACATATATCAGAAAAAGAAAAAATTAATTACTTGAATCATTTTAATGATGAACATGAATATAAAAATTCTAAATATTTAGAAATTCAAAAAGGAGTAAAAGTTTTTCACAAAAATTTTGGAGTAGGAACTATTGTTGAATTACAAAATAAAAATCAAATAGCTTTAATAAAATTTCAAAAATCGGGAGAAAAAAGAATTTTATTAAAATTAGATAAACTTGTTATTTATTCATAA
- a CDS encoding DUF4290 domain-containing protein: MEYNTNRFKLVIPEYGRNIHKMIDYAIQIKNRKKRNRCAWGIIKLMTVSIHPKFHKSIPYFQHKLWNQLFIMSKYQLDIDTPFPKPNTKENYKISFCSKKVVYPEYLTNFRYYGKIIRNMIHAAIRCKDTQKKEGLFYAIANTMKKNYLRWNKNMVEDDVIFKDLKKLSKGKICLMKNTDPLLQCSHILKCKKKNY, encoded by the coding sequence ATGGAATACAACACTAATCGTTTCAAATTGGTGATCCCAGAATATGGGAGAAATATTCATAAAATGATAGATTACGCCATACAAATAAAAAACAGAAAAAAAAGAAATCGTTGTGCATGGGGGATTATTAAATTAATGACGGTATCTATTCATCCTAAATTTCACAAATCGATTCCTTATTTTCAACATAAATTATGGAATCAATTGTTTATCATGTCTAAATATCAATTAGATATTGACACTCCTTTTCCTAAACCAAATACAAAAGAAAACTACAAAATAAGTTTTTGTAGCAAAAAAGTAGTGTATCCTGAATATTTAACTAATTTTAGATATTATGGAAAAATAATAAGAAATATGATCCATGCAGCAATACGTTGTAAAGATACGCAAAAAAAGGAAGGGTTGTTTTATGCTATTGCTAATACAATGAAAAAAAATTATTTAAGATGGAATAAAAATATGGTGGAAGATGACGTCATATTTAAAGATTTAAAAAAACTTTCAAAAGGAAAAATATGTTTAATGAAAAATACAGATCCATTATTACAATGTTCTCATATTTTAAAATGTAAGAAAAAAAATTACTAA
- a CDS encoding alpha/beta fold hydrolase, protein MTNVCKINFKIKGKGIPVVLLHGFMESLEIWNYIYHSIYNKYKVLSIDLPGHGESIFTLEKNSIFTMEKAAEMVKKIVEKKNIQKAIFIGHSMGGYIALAMAEKYPEMFLGLCLLHSTTESDTLEKKKSRIQSIQLAINNYPLFISTSIKKLFYYEKLSFLQKEISFVKKIALHTHINSIISFSKGMSIRKNRKFLLKTTRFPKLYIAGLYDLILDRKKIYEETKNGNQIYFVTIPTGHMGHIEQPKEIIKILENFIDFLRI, encoded by the coding sequence ATGACTAATGTTTGTAAAATAAATTTTAAAATAAAAGGAAAAGGAATTCCTGTAGTATTATTACATGGATTTATGGAAAGTTTAGAAATATGGAATTATATATATCATAGTATTTATAATAAATATAAAGTTCTTTCAATTGATCTTCCAGGTCATGGAGAAAGTATTTTCACATTAGAAAAAAATTCCATTTTTACAATGGAAAAAGCAGCAGAAATGGTAAAAAAAATTGTAGAAAAGAAAAATATACAAAAAGCTATTTTTATTGGTCATTCTATGGGTGGATATATAGCTTTAGCTATGGCAGAAAAATATCCAGAAATGTTTTTAGGTTTATGTTTACTTCATTCTACAACAGAATCAGATACACTTGAAAAAAAGAAAAGCCGCATTCAGTCTATTCAATTAGCAATCAATAATTATCCATTATTTATATCCACAAGTATCAAAAAATTATTTTATTATGAAAAATTATCTTTTTTACAAAAAGAAATTTCTTTTGTAAAGAAGATCGCTTTGCATACTCATATCAATAGTATTATTTCTTTTTCAAAAGGAATGTCAATTCGAAAAAATAGAAAATTTTTGCTAAAAACAACTCGATTTCCAAAACTATATATAGCTGGTTTATACGATCTCATACTTGATAGAAAAAAAATTTATGAAGAAACTAAAAATGGAAATCAAATTTATTTTGTTACAATTCCTACAGGTCATATGGGACACATAGAACAACCTAAAGAAATAATAAAAATATTAGAAAATTTTATAGATTTTTTAAGAATATGA
- a CDS encoding shikimate dehydrogenase family protein, with protein sequence MINEKTRIYGLIGKNIKYSFSRNFFLEKFKKESILHVDYEIFDIPKIENVSFIFQNPYLKGCNVTIPYKTTIIPFLTKITPEAKSIGSVNVIKINNKCRMGFNTDVLGFEYSFKKDLNRFINKNNLKALVLGTGGVSKTISFVLKKLEIPYQYVSRKKNTGFLVYEDINQSLLKEYKIIINSTPVGTHPDINLCPHLPYQYVSSEHYFYDLVYNPNKSLFLKKAENKGALIKNGLEMLYIQAEESWKIWKNEKEI encoded by the coding sequence ATGATAAATGAAAAAACAAGAATCTATGGTTTAATAGGAAAAAATATAAAATATTCTTTTTCTAGGAATTTTTTTTTAGAAAAATTCAAAAAAGAATCTATTTTACATGTTGATTATGAAATTTTTGATATTCCAAAAATAGAAAATGTGTCGTTTATATTTCAAAATCCTTATTTAAAAGGATGTAATGTAACTATACCTTATAAAACGACTATTATTCCTTTTTTAACCAAAATTACGCCTGAAGCAAAATCTATTGGATCTGTGAATGTTATAAAAATTAATAATAAATGTAGAATGGGATTTAACACAGATGTATTGGGTTTTGAGTATTCTTTTAAAAAAGATTTGAATCGATTTATAAATAAAAATAATTTAAAAGCATTGGTTTTAGGAACTGGAGGAGTATCTAAAACGATTTCATTTGTTTTAAAAAAATTAGAAATCCCATATCAATATGTTTCTAGAAAAAAGAATACAGGTTTTTTAGTTTATGAAGATATAAATCAAAGTTTATTGAAAGAATATAAAATCATCATTAATTCTACTCCTGTAGGAACACATCCTGATATCAATTTATGTCCACATTTGCCTTATCAATATGTTTCTTCAGAACATTATTTTTATGACTTAGTTTACAATCCTAATAAAAGTTTATTCTTAAAAAAGGCAGAAAATAAAGGGGCTTTAATCAAAAATGGATTAGAAATGTTATATATTCAAGCTGAGGAATCTTGGAAAATTTGGAAAAATGAAAAAGAAATATAA